The Hyperolius riggenbachi isolate aHypRig1 chromosome 3, aHypRig1.pri, whole genome shotgun sequence genome window below encodes:
- the TIGAR gene encoding fructose-2,6-bisphosphatase TIGAR, translating into MARFALTVVRHGETRYNKEKLLQGQGIDEPLSDIGFKQAEAAGRFLSGVKFTHVFSSDLIRAKQTACTIMKNNQHSEGVLINYDARLRERRYGVAEGRPLSELKTMAKKSGEQCPSYTPPGGETLDEVRARAKDFFEFLCQFVADEASTKDLSALGASGRERTLTVDLTPFASRDTENQSCYPGNGDVTLDANVLLVSHGAYMRNWIKYLFEDLRVAFPAGVKKSRELSVSPNTGISHFIISLKPGEIGKPDIRCVCINRHDHLADINIDTSHYVV; encoded by the exons ATGGCCAGATTCGCGCTGACCGTCGTCAGACA TGGGGAGACACGCTACAACAAGGAAAAATTACTGCAAG GACAAGGCATAGATGAACCTCTCTCTGATATCGGGTTCAAGCAGGCGGAAGCTGCCGGGAGATTTCTCAGCGGAGTGAAATTTACTCACGTTTTCTCCAGCGACTTAATCCGCGCTAAGCAG ACAGCCTGCACCATCATGAAGAATAACCAGCACAGTGAGGGGGTTCTGATTAACTATGATGCCAGACTGCGAGAGCGG AGATATGGTGTAGCCGAAGGGAGGCCTCTGAGCGAGCTGAAAACCATGGCCAAGAAGTCTGGAGAGCAATGTCCGTCCTACACCCCTCCTGGGGGAGAGACCCTGGATGAG GTGAGAGCGCGGGCCAAGGACTTTTTCGAGTTCCTCTGTCAGTTTGTGGCGGACGAAGCAAGCACCAAAGACCTCTCGGCCCTCGGCGCTTCCGGCAGAGAGAGGACGCTGACGGTCGACCTCACCCCCTTCGCCAGCCGAGACACGGAGAATCAGTCGTGTTACCCAGGCAACGGTGATGTCACGCTGGATGCTAACGTCCTATTGGTGAGCCACGGTGCCTACATGAGAAACTGGATCAAGTACTTGTTTGAAGACCTGCGTGTCGCCTTCCCGGCCGGCGTGAAGAAGTCCCGGGAACTCTCCGTCAGCCCCAACACTGGCATCAGCCATTTTATCATCAGCCTGAAACCAGGCGAGATCGGCAAACCCGACATCCGCTGTGTCTGTATCAATCGCCACGACCACCTGGCGGACATCAATATAGACACCAGCCATTATGTGGTATGA